A stretch of Brassica rapa cultivar Chiifu-401-42 chromosome A08, CAAS_Brap_v3.01, whole genome shotgun sequence DNA encodes these proteins:
- the LOC117127378 gene encoding uncharacterized protein LOC117127378 — MSSPLRVISASNPSYVWSSISAAQKLLLTGIRQKIHSGYEVKVWEDPWIPTIPARPALPIAPVMHPNMRVSDFIDPETKEWDVGLLESYVNPEDIPLIRSLATSSAHRRDTFCWNYTRNGQYTVKSGYWVAQNVLMTEGEKEVLEPSITKLQAFAWKIKAPSKICHLIWQLLTGYVAVTRNLARRSMRCDNYCPRCGELEESVTHAIFECPPALQVWSLSSTPSSPGLFPVPSIYANMDYLFWRKNSIIEPEQDRDPYPWIIWYIWKARNDKLFREIDRDPLELVRHAESECQAWFNANEVARTVVQEGLPEEPQVISLGNICLIDGSWTASAQYSGCGWVWFDSGGNIQLLGTRNFDRRESALHSEVEALRWAMENMLQHSTCQNFGTNCKELIAMIKDPHAWPSFATELERIETLLICFPDFDIIHVPRARNHPPQV, encoded by the exons ATGAGCTCACCTCTCAGAGTAATCTCTGCTAGTAACCCATCGTACGTGTGGTCTAGCATTAGTGCTGCGCAAAAGTTGCTTCTAACGGGAATCAGACAGAAGATACATTCAGGCTATGAAGTCAAGGTATGGGAAGATCCATGGATTCCAACGATCCCAGCAAGACCAGCTCTCCCTATAGCGCCGGTAATGCATCCTAATATGAGAGTTAGTGATTTCATTGATCCGGAAACGAAAGAGTGGGATGTTGGTCTTTTGGAGAGTTATGTCAATCCAGAGGACATACCACTTATAAGGAGTTTGGCCACAAGTTCAGCACATCGTCGTGATACATTCTGTTGGAATTACACAAGGAATGGCCaatacacggttaaatctggatattgggtggCTCAGAATGTGTTAATGACAGAGGGGGAAAAGGAAGTCCTAGAACCGAGTATCACAAagcttcaagcctttgcttggaagatAAAAGCACCTTCgaagatatgtcatcttatatggcagcTATTAACTGGTTATGTGGCAGTAACGAGGAATTTAGCAAGACGTAGTATGAGATGTGATAACTACTGCCCAAGATGTGGAGAGCTAGAAGAATCTGTAACACATGCTATTTTCGAGTGTCCGCCAGCTCTACAAGTCTGGTCCTTATCATCAACTCCGTCTAGCCCAGGTCTATTTCCAGTACCAAGTATTTACGCAAATATGGATTACCTATTTTGGAGAAAAAACAGCATTATCGAGCCGGAGCAGGACagggatccttatccctggataatttggtacatttggaaggctaGGAACGATAAACTTTTCAGGGAAATAGACAGAGATCCTTTGGAGCTGGTTCGACATGCAGAGAGTGAATGTCAAGCCTGGTTTAATGCGAATGAAGTGGCACGAACCGTGGTACAAGAAGGCCTTCCTGAGGAGCCCcaagtcataagcttgggtaatatttgcttgatagatggatcttggacagcCTCTGCTCAGTatagtggatgtggatgggtcTGGTTCGACAGTGGAGGAAACATTCAATTGTTGGGGACAAGAAATTTCGATCGACGGGAATCAGCTCTGCATTCAGAAGTTGAAGCACTGCGGTGGGCAATGGAGAACATGCTTCAACACTCAACTTGCCAGAATTTTGGGACAAATTGCAAGGAGCTGATAGCAATGATAAAGGATCCTCATGCCTGGCCTAGCTTTGCGACAGAATTGGAAAGGATAGAGACGCTGCTGATTTGCTTTCCGGACTTCGACATCATTCATGTTCCACGAGCGCGCAATca tccacctcaagtttga
- the LOC103832939 gene encoding B3 domain-containing protein REM19, which produces MDSTHSEFNKRARLFEDHQNKDAKVIHPMIPESTTPLDKGYDASTTTQNLFNESKPEVATPKVLKKRGRKKKNPNPEEVNSSTPRGDDSENRSKFYESASARMRTVTAEERERAITAAKAYEPTNPFFRVVLRPSYLYRGCIMYLPSGFAEKYLSGISGFIKIQLGEKQWPVRCLYKAGRAKFSQGWYEFTLENNIGEGDVCVFELLSTRDLF; this is translated from the exons ATGGATTCGACACACAGTGAGTTCAACAAACGCGCTAGATTGTTTGAAGACCATCAAAACAAAGACGCCAAGGTGATTCATCCAATGATCCCTGAATCTACCACACCCCTTGATAAAGGGTATGACGCTTCTACAACCACTCAAAACTTGTTTAACGAATCTAAACCTGAAGTGGCGACGCCGAAAGTACTTAAGAAGAgaggaaggaagaagaagaatcctAACCCCG AGGAAGTGAACTCGTCTACTCCACGTGGAGATGACTCAGAGAACCGCTCAAAGTTCTACGAGAGTGCTTCTGCTAGGATGAGAACTGTGACTGcagaggaaagagagagagccATCACTGCAGCCAAAGCCTACGAACCAACCAATCCTTTCTTCAGAGTTGTTCTGCGACCATCTTATCTCTACAGAGGCTGCATCATG TACTTGCCTTCTGGTTTTGCTGAGAAGTACTTAAGCGGGATATCTGGTTTCATCAAGATCCAGCTAGGGGAGAAACAGTGGCCAGTGAGGTGTCTTTACAAAGCAGGGAGAGCTAAGTTCAGCCAAGGATGGTATGAGTTCACGCTGGAGAACAATATAGGTGAAGGAGATGTTTGTGTGTTTGAGCTTCTCAGTACTCGGGACTTGTTCTGA
- the LOC103832940 gene encoding B3 domain-containing protein At1g49475 isoform X3 — MNTTRRASARITSAASQRRQKPEPEPAVKKFIKVILPSTIKEKMMKIPARFVRLGPKLTDTVTIQTPVGFKRSIGIKRTGNEVWFDNGWSEFAEAHSISEGHFLYFCSEGNSSFRVMIFDVSASEIDYPMDKVHVIESDDDEVMEVMDTDDGEGFTRVDSSDNDSSDEEAIDLEKLLKKKPRVNVKFETINID; from the exons ATGAACACTACTCGGAGAGCTTCAGCTCGAATCACGTCGGCAGCATCTCAACGCAGGCAAAAACCAGAGCCAGAACCGGCAGTGAAGAAGTTCATCAAGGTCATTCTCCCCTCAACAATCAAGGAAAAAATGATg AAGATTCCGGCAAGATTTGTGAGATTAGGTCCTAAACTCACTGACACTGTGACCATCCAAACTCCTGTTGGTTTCAAGCGTTCGATTGGTATCAAACGAACCGGTAATGAGGTTTGGTTTGACAATGGTTGGAGTGAGTTCGCAGAGGCTCATTCTATAAGCGAAGGTCATTTTCTATACTTTTGTTCCGAAGGGAACTCAAGTTTTCGTGTTATGATCTTTGATGTCTCTGCTTCCGAGATTGATTATCCAATGGACAAAGTTCATGTCATTGagagtgatgatgatgaggtGATGGAAGTTATGGACACTGATGATGGAGAAGGGTTTACTAGGGTTGACAGTAGTGATAATGATTCCAGTGATGAAGAAGCGATTGACTTGGAAAAATTGTTGAAGAAGAAACCAAGAGTTAACGTCAAGTTTGAGACGATTAATATTG ATTAA
- the LOC103832940 gene encoding B3 domain-containing protein At1g49475 isoform X1, producing MNTTRRASARITSAASQRRQKPEPEPAVKKFIKVILPSTIKEKMMKIPARFVRLGPKLTDTVTIQTPVGFKRSIGIKRTGNEVWFDNGWSEFAEAHSISEGHFLYFCSEGNSSFRVMIFDVSASEIDYPMDKVHVIESDDDEVMEVMDTDDGEGFTRVDSSDNDSSDEEAIDLEKLLKKKPRVNVKFETINIGNVSRLKLKSCGFFSFFSCV from the exons ATGAACACTACTCGGAGAGCTTCAGCTCGAATCACGTCGGCAGCATCTCAACGCAGGCAAAAACCAGAGCCAGAACCGGCAGTGAAGAAGTTCATCAAGGTCATTCTCCCCTCAACAATCAAGGAAAAAATGATg AAGATTCCGGCAAGATTTGTGAGATTAGGTCCTAAACTCACTGACACTGTGACCATCCAAACTCCTGTTGGTTTCAAGCGTTCGATTGGTATCAAACGAACCGGTAATGAGGTTTGGTTTGACAATGGTTGGAGTGAGTTCGCAGAGGCTCATTCTATAAGCGAAGGTCATTTTCTATACTTTTGTTCCGAAGGGAACTCAAGTTTTCGTGTTATGATCTTTGATGTCTCTGCTTCCGAGATTGATTATCCAATGGACAAAGTTCATGTCATTGagagtgatgatgatgaggtGATGGAAGTTATGGACACTGATGATGGAGAAGGGTTTACTAGGGTTGACAGTAGTGATAATGATTCCAGTGATGAAGAAGCGATTGACTTGGAAAAATTGTTGAAGAAGAAACCAAGAGTTAACGTCAAGTTTGAGACGATTAATATTGGTAATGTTTCAAGACTTAAACTAAAGTCATGTGGgtttttctccttcttctcaTGTGTGTGA
- the LOC103832940 gene encoding B3 domain-containing protein At1g49475 isoform X2, producing the protein MNTTRRASARITSAASQRRQKPEPEPAVKKFIKVILPSTIKEKMMIPARFVRLGPKLTDTVTIQTPVGFKRSIGIKRTGNEVWFDNGWSEFAEAHSISEGHFLYFCSEGNSSFRVMIFDVSASEIDYPMDKVHVIESDDDEVMEVMDTDDGEGFTRVDSSDNDSSDEEAIDLEKLLKKKPRVNVKFETINIGNVSRLKLKSCGFFSFFSCV; encoded by the exons ATGAACACTACTCGGAGAGCTTCAGCTCGAATCACGTCGGCAGCATCTCAACGCAGGCAAAAACCAGAGCCAGAACCGGCAGTGAAGAAGTTCATCAAGGTCATTCTCCCCTCAACAATCAAGGAAAAAATGATg ATTCCGGCAAGATTTGTGAGATTAGGTCCTAAACTCACTGACACTGTGACCATCCAAACTCCTGTTGGTTTCAAGCGTTCGATTGGTATCAAACGAACCGGTAATGAGGTTTGGTTTGACAATGGTTGGAGTGAGTTCGCAGAGGCTCATTCTATAAGCGAAGGTCATTTTCTATACTTTTGTTCCGAAGGGAACTCAAGTTTTCGTGTTATGATCTTTGATGTCTCTGCTTCCGAGATTGATTATCCAATGGACAAAGTTCATGTCATTGagagtgatgatgatgaggtGATGGAAGTTATGGACACTGATGATGGAGAAGGGTTTACTAGGGTTGACAGTAGTGATAATGATTCCAGTGATGAAGAAGCGATTGACTTGGAAAAATTGTTGAAGAAGAAACCAAGAGTTAACGTCAAGTTTGAGACGATTAATATTGGTAATGTTTCAAGACTTAAACTAAAGTCATGTGGgtttttctccttcttctcaTGTGTGTGA
- the LOC103832942 gene encoding transmembrane protein 45B, whose amino-acid sequence MGTFLGHFVPGLSLALLGLWHLFNIIRSYCLKGPETFSAKFWFPFPKLKHLELVLILFFSFFAIILLTIDFPDFNFSSFKPDNLEHASMFLHLIIFACFALFCELTLSSDLFSGIIGILSASVFAQELFLLHFHSTDHLGLEGHYHFLLQLIAFVSFSSALASASFPKSFSAALVLSVSVMFQGCWFLNMGFMLWVPRYVPRGCVSNTTASDNRSFVHSSAVACESPGAEVRAKALANLQFSWILSAILIITCALCFKFSCKVMLPKNRSSSEYERLCRQGSDRSPALTVEVSPSSDQK is encoded by the coding sequence ATGGGAACGTTTCTAGGACATTTTGTGCCTGGTCTCTCACTTGCACTTCTTGGTCTTTGGCATCTCTTCAACATCATAAGATCTTACTGTCTTAAAGGCCCTGAAACTTTCTCTGCCAAGTTCTGGTTCCCTTTCCCTAAACTCAAACATCTCGAGCTTGTCCTGAtccttttcttctccttcttcgccATCATCCTCTTAACTATAGACTTCCCTGATTTCAACTTCTCCTCTTTCAAGCCAGACAACCTAGAACATGCTTCCATGTTCCTCCACCTCATTATCTTCGCATGTTTCGCTCTCTTCTGCGAGCTAACCCTTTCCTCAGATCTCTTCTCCGGTATAATAGGGATCCTATCTGCTTCTGTCTTTGCACAAGAACTCTTCCTCCTTCATTTTCACTCCACTGATCACTTAGGTCTTGAAGGTCACTACCATTTCCTTCTCCAGCTCATCGCTTTTGTCTCCTTTTCTTCGGCTCTAGCTTCTGCTTCTTTTCCGAAATCATTTTCTGCAGCACTAGTCCTCTCGGTTTCGGTTATGTTTCAAGGATGCTGGTTCTTGAACATGGGTTTCATGCTTTGGGTCCCAAGGTATGTTCCTAGAGGTTGCGTAAGCAACACGACAGCATCTGATAACAGAAGTTTTGTTCATAGCAGTGCGGTGGCTTGTGAGTCTCCTGGCGCTGAGGTTCGAGCAAAGGCTTTGGCGAATCTTCAGTTTAGTTGGATTTTGTCTGCTATATTGATCATTACTTGTGCCTTGTGTTTCAAGTTTTCCTGCAAAGTTATGTTGCCTAAGAATAGGTCGTCTTCGGAGTACGAGCGTCTTTGCCGCCAAGGAAGTGATCGCTCTCCAGCCTTGACGGTGGAAGTATCGCCTAGTTCCGATCAAAAATAG
- the LOC103832943 gene encoding protein JINGUBANG, with translation MAIQDNHSHNDHYRRLTFASFLKSDSLSTGDEAYHTDGDHNHNDNKDAISTNSDSQRPSNASTSDSPIYPLSPWNQTYYPPNDNTTAFSSTNQSPWNQTCSPYHKSPWIYQTRNSDFEDDPDNGLVGTIVRQEGHVYSLAASGDLLFTGSDSKNVRVWKDLKDLSGFKSTSGFVKAIVITGDNRVFTGHQDGKIRVWRGSKRNPERYSRVGSLPTLKEFLTKSVNPKNYVETRRKKNKLKIRHFDAVSCLTVNEDLGLLYSGSWDKTLKVWRLSDSKCLESIEAHDDAVNTVVAGFDDLVFTGSADGTLKVWKRELQGKETKKHVLVHVLMKQESAVTALAVNLNDAVVYCGSSDGSVNFWERKKYLTHGGTIHGHRMAVLCLTSAGSLLLSGGADNNICLWRRNGDGSHTCLSVLMDHDGPVKCLTAVEEAQDDVDDGDKADQRWIVYSGSLDKSVKVWRVTDYAS, from the coding sequence ATGGCTATTCAAGATAACCACAGTCACAACGATCATTACCGGAGGCTCACTTTCGCCTCTTTCTTGAAATCGGATTCCCTCTCCACCGGCGACGAAGCTTACCACACGGACGGAGATCACAACCACAACGATAATAAAGACGCGATTAGCACCAACAGCGATTCTCAGCGGCCAAGCAACGCCTCAACTAGCGATTCACCAATCTACCCACTATCTCCATGGAACCAAACTTACTATCCACCCAACGATAATACGACGGCGTTTTCCTCTACTAATCAGTCACCCTGGAACCAAACTTGTTCTCCGTACCACAAATCGCCTTGGATTTACCAAACCAGAAACAGCGATTTCGAGGATGATCCCGACAACGGTTTGGTCGGTACGATCGTGAGGCAAGAAGGACACGTGTACTCTCTTGCTGCTTCAGGGGATCTCCTCTTCACGGGATCCGATTCCAAGAACGTTCGGGTCTGGAAAGATCTGAAAGATTTATCCGGGTTTAAATCAACAAGCGGGTTTGTTAAAGCGATTGTGATAACCGGAGATAACCGGGTTTTCACCGGTCACCAAGACGGTAAAATCCGGGTTTGGAGAGGCTCGAAGAGAAACCCTGAGAGATACTCAAGGGTCGGAAGCTTACCGACGCTGAAAGAGTTTCTCACCAAATCGGTAAACCCGAAAAACTACGTCGAAACTCGTCGCAAGAAAAACAAACTGAAGATCCGACATTTCGACGCCGTGTCGTGTCTTACCGTAAACGAAGATCTCGGTTTACTATACTCCGGTTCGTGGGACAAGACTCTAAAAGTCTGGAGACTATCAGATTCGAAATGTCTAGAATCGATCGAGGCTCACGACGACGCGGTCAACACGGTGGTCGCCGGGTTTGACGATTTGGTATTCACCGGATCAGCCGACGGAACGTTGAAAGTTTGGAAACGTGAGCTCCAAGGGAAAGAGACCAAGAAGCATGTTTTGGTACACGTGTTGATGAAACAAGAGAGCGCCGTAACGGCGTTAGCCGTTAATTTAAACGACGCTGTGGTTTATTGCGGATCATCTGACGGTTCCGTTAACTTTTGGGAACGGAAAAAATATTTGACTCACGGCGGGACAATTCACGGTCATCGAATGGCGGTGCTATGCCTCACCTCCGCCGGGAGTCTGTTATTGAGCGGCGGAGCTGATAATAATATCTGCCTTTGGAGGAGAAACGGCGACGGATCTCACACGTGTCTTTCTGTTTTGATGGATCACGACGGACCTGTTAAGTGTTTAACGGCGGTGGAAGAAGCACAGGACGATGTCGACGACGGTGATAAGGCAGATCAACGGTGGATAGTGTACAGTGGAAGTTTAGACAAATCGGTGAAAGTGTGGCGCGTGACGGACTACGCGTCTTAA